In Danio aesculapii chromosome 17, fDanAes4.1, whole genome shotgun sequence, the sequence TTTCTTTCTGGTCGCAATCATGATTAGGCCTTTAACATTTAATACAGGCATCAGAATGTGCCACAGATCTTTGTGTGTGACAGAATAATGTTGCAGTTTTCACTTATTTACACCTTTTATAAACACCTGGGTTTTCAGCGTATACAAATATCACATTTATACATGCAATTCAGCTCAGCAAACACCATTGTTTTGGATGTTTAAATGGTTCCATcacaatacatatatattatatatatatatatatatatatatatatatatatatatatatatatatatatatatatatatatatatatatatatatatatatatatatatatatatatatatatatatatatatatatatatatatatatatatagttttcatCTAAAACTACTGAGATTAATTACTGGTTTGTTTTTTCTGACTAAATACACCAATCAGTTCCTCCCGCTACTACGGTTGgtactaaatcttttttttctgtttgtcatACTAAGAGCATCTTCCGTTTCAATGACTATAAATTCATTACATGCCTTATATCCCTTTTCTGACCATATCGAGATGTTTGATTAACAAAATCAAATGTccttgaaaacaaaaacacacattttaaaacatagacACATTATTTGTGTTCAGAATTACActgataaaattatatatttttttgttgtttaggtAGTGTGGATTGCTCCTCAGACAACATGGTTATTGTCATTCAAAGTTCTTTCCTGAACTCACTTGGGCTGAGTGGAAATGACCTTTATGTGGATGACCATCTCTGCAGACCTAATATTAGCAGCACTGAAGTTGTGTTCAGATTCCCCCTCGACACATGTGGAACTGCCAAAGAGGTTTGATCTGTTAGGATTTTCATTATAGAATTTTCTTGTTGTAATTACTTGCTGTAGCTTTTATCCAGGTAtactatattataattatatttgacCTAAGCTAGAAAAAAAAGTTgctttaacaacaataataacaaaatactCCTTGTGTATTCTTTTTTGTAGATTAATTTAGAGTAAACGGTATGTAAACGGTAATGGTATGTTTTACTCTGTAAAAcggtattttgatggtccatttgatttttagtagaccgtctgcttaatgtctgccaatactgctccttcaacagaaatttaactgactataagaaactttgcaagtacatgtcaacttacactaaccctaaccccaacctaacagtctacttataatctaatgagaattagttggcatgtagatgcaatgtaacattaaattcaacaaacggaccatcaaaataaagtgtgactgagtaaacaaatgtttcaaccaAGTAAAATTCCAAAaaggttataaagtacaataggtaacactttacaataaagttttattagtaaatgttaatggATCAAAATCAACGATGAGAAAAAGActaagatgtttattacagctaACGActatgttaataaatataaatatatactttatattttaaatataaaaataaaactgaattcttctagttatttattcaatttaataaaacaaatacggaTTTTAACACATTATTAGGCAATAACTAAATTATCACAGAATTTTCGGTCAGCATTTTACAATGTAGTTAATCAGATTATTATGTAAAAACGTTCACAtttgacaaaataacaaaaataaaacacaaaataaaaaaaataagtcggCATATGTCTAGATTTATAAGTTTGACGGATCCAAATTGGCACCACTGCCAACATTTAAATGATTCTGTTGTGTAAATGTtacgttgttctctcttctggctgttGTTATCAGTCTCGcgctattttttctttttctgaaaatcttgataacaccattgtggagtttgtttctcttattatttcagcaaataagattgtaaaaaaaagttatttgttgtactcttccattcactgcgctctagcTGTTTTCAACTATGATAACTTTCGCTACTAAGGAacacggaaatgtgaaaagggtccattatcaCCTACTTTCTGTCTCTCTTTCCCTTTAGATGATGAATGGTTCTTTGTCCTACACCAACAATGTGCAGGCATCTCCATTTCAGTCGGGTGAAATCAGTCGTCAATCACTGCTTTTTTTGCATGTGGGCTGCCGAATGGAGTCAGACACTATGGTAGAGATCTTCTACGGGGCCAAGGAAATCATCAATGCCAACATCACAGGAACAGGCCGCTTCAATGCCAGCATTGCCTTCTACACCTCCGTCAACTTCATCCAGCAGATTTATGACTCTCCATATGAAGTGAATCTGAATCAGAAACTGTTTGTTCAAGTCAAGCTAACCAGATCTGACAAGAGCCTGGATCTCTTCCTGGACACTTGTGTAGCATCTCCAAATCCAAAAGACTTTAAAAACCGCTCCTATGATCTGCTGCGTAACGGGTGAGACTTGTTCATTCTGCAATGTTATTTTCTTAATCATTGTTTTTGTACTCATTTGCACTAATGGTTAAAATATCACAATGACTGGGTTGAGTTTGACTTTTGTTCAAACTGAATTCTCTTCTTTTGTTTTCTGTAGATGTCCCAGAGATAGCACATATCTGGCCTACACCAATGGCATGGATCAATATGCTCAGTTCAGTTTCCGGGCTTTCAAGTTCCTCCAGACTCATGCCTATGTGTTCCTGCAGTGTAAGGTGATCATCTGCCCTGATAATGATTACAACTCTCGCTGCCGTAAAGGTTGCCAATACCGGCGCAAGAGATCCCTTGACAGCTCCTACAACACCAGTACTGTGACACTGGGCCCGATCAAACTCAGGGATCAGAGGCCAGTAGCaggtatataataattattataatataataattatttcataGTTCCTCAAAAAATAGAAATGAACCATTTACTCAGCTTCAAGTAAGTTTTAATTATACAGTTGATTTAACTAAACCTAAATTAAGTTCAGTTGTATTGGTTAATGATTGATAATGAGGGAATCATTTCGGGTCTGAGCATTTTACAAATAACTGTCAATGTATTTCTTTGTCAAGGACGAAGACGTGGTGTCGAATCAGAGAAATCTAAGGAATGATCTGGAATGGAGGAAGTGATCTGATTATCTTCTCAATCATTGACTTAATCATTACTGTTAATCCTTATTAACCACTCAGCAAATGAATCTTAAGCATGTTTCTTATTGTAATTCAATAAAGCATTTCTAAACAGCAAGCTTTGTTGTTGGTCTCTGTCATTTaataatttagatattttaagTGTGCATAAAATCTTaaaaggggcagcacggtggcacagtgcgtagcactgtcgcctcacatcaagaagatcgccggttcgagtcctggctgggtcagttggcatttctctgtggagttctccccgtgttggtgtgggttttctccgggtgctctggtttcccccacagtccaaagacatgcggtacaggtgaattgaataagctaaattggccatagtgtatgtgtgtatatgacgtgtatgggtgtttcccagtgctgggttgcggctggaagtgcatacactgcgtaaagcatatgctgcataagttggcggttcattccgcttagcaacccctgattaataaagggactaagccgaaaagaaaatgaatgaatcaaatcttaTAAATGGAACGtatacaaataattatattttggaTAATTATCTTTTCAGCCTAATTCTTACAAAAACTATTGCActgtgaaaaatattaaaaaatctacTACATGTATTATGGCTTTGCTTTGGATTGGTATTTAGGGCCGGCTAAAGGTGTCCCATCATTCATTGTGTTCAGGATCATTGTGTTCTGAATTCAAGATATCTTTCCCATTTAGGTTAGTTTCATTAGATACCATATACAGATTGTGACCACAAAAACCAAAAATGTCTTTTTTCCAATTGAGATATAGTATACATCAATGAAAGCTGAACACATGGTTTTTACATAAGTTTGTGGTTTATTAGGATAGGagaatatttggctgagatacaactaatcgaaaatctggaatctgaggcaTCCAAAATATCTAAATACTAAAAAAGTagtctaaatgaagtgcttagcaatgcaaattattaatcagaaattacTTTTTGATATGTTTAGAGGAGGAAATATAcaatatgtcattcattcattttccttcgactttgttccttgtttatcaggggtcgctgatgaactgccaacttttccagcatatgttttacgcagcacatgcccttccagcctcaacccagtaatggtaaacatccataaactctcacatttaAGCAtgcaaacactatggccaatttagtttgttcaattcacctgtaccgcatgtctttggactgtgggggaaaccggagcacccagagaaaacccacgtgaacacgaggagaacatgctatattatggtatattatgctatattatgGTATATTAATCGCTTTGTACTTGTGCTGCATTGGTTAATCAAAAGTCCCAAACTTACAGTCTCCAGATTCACTTCAACACTTGtgctaaatacaataaatactttATGAAAATAGACATGTGGTCAAGTGAAAACACCAAACTCAGACCAAACTGGTTCACTAGAAGTTTACCAGACCTGCCAGTCTGCATAGACAGACCCACTGCTGTTTAAAAGAcagcaaaattattcaaatgtgaCATTAAAACACAgatcatttaaatgtttagaTGGTTTAAAGTAAAGTGATCTGTTACAtgcatgaaataaaattaaattcctATATGAAAAAAATAGGTTTATAAACCATATCACCATAATGtgattattttacaattttgctgtatttatacacTAAGTATATTCCTATTTCATTGGGTGGACACATTCCATAAATATATCTTTTTGCCATATCAATATCCTGGATCCTCAAACTATGCTAACCGTGGAAATAACACATCTGTTGCATCCACAAAGTTTGTGATAGTAATGTGATCAGAGACTGCAATATAGATAATGTTaatgtaaacattagttaatacaatttatgCAGCACAAATAATGATGTGGCAGTGCTTTGCTGTTCAAAACACCATTTAATTAATTCGAAATATACTTTGAAATCTATTTATCTATTCTAATATTtcttaaatacataataaatgcacTCACATTGCCATCTTGCtctcttttgtttaaaaaattagttttattaataattatagaaattatttttgatattatattaatatacattaaagaaattgttcatccaaaaatgaaaatgtagtcATTATTCTCTCACCctgaagtgtttccaaacctttattaatttctgttttctgttgaacactagggaagatatttttaagaaagttgaaaaccagtaaccattgacttccatagtaggaaaacctatggaaatcaatagttaggttttcagctttcttcaaaatattttcttttgtgttcagcagaagacagaaactccaataagtttagaacaagtgaagtgtgagtaaaagAAAGACTATACCTGAAATACCTGATAAAACAGGGTCTAAGCTGAagaaatgtgtgtatataaataatgGTGATCATGAAAGTGCGTGCACAATCGTTAACAATCAATTCATAAAGGCAAACTTTGTGTCAACAGAAACATTCATAACTGAATCTAGATTAACAGAATAAACATTGCATAATATTCAGCTGTCAACTATAGATATTTTTTCCAGTGGAAAGTCCAAGATATCGATCTGTCATAAAAAATACTCTTGTTGGTTTTGAGTATATAAGGGAGGGTTGAAAAGCTGAAAGACAAACTTGATCTGATGAGGCAGATGAAAGTTATGGCACTTCTTCCATTCCTGCTACTAACTGCTTTTCAAGGTAAGACTAACAGTCTTTTGGGAAAAATGTCCAGTATAAGAAATACAGCTGCAAATCAGAATATCATTTACATCATATGTTTATATAGTAATTCATAAATTGACTCAATCATAATCATAGATTGACAAAATGGCATCTACTGTTCATAAGAATAAGCATTAAATTCCACTGCATTAAATGTTATTGCAGCAAATACCATTGGGTCATGGACAACAGgtaaacaa encodes:
- the LOC130244799 gene encoding CUB and zona pellucida-like domain-containing protein 1, encoding MRAMTALTFLLLTAFQANTIGSWTTESWLHSLSASVSCRYNCDKYLNNCGCDSACQHYNDCCPDYDTFCSATATTTSTTTKGSVDCSSDNMVIVIQSSFLNSLGLSGNDLYVDDHLCRPNISSTEVVFRFPLDTCGTAKEMMNGSLSYTNNVQASPFQSGEISRQSLLFLHVGCRMESDTMVEIFYGAKEIINANITGTGRFNASIAFYTSVNFIQQIYDSPYEVNLNQKLFVQVKLTRSDKSLDLFLDTCVASPNPKDFKNRSYDLLRNGCPRDSTYLAYTNGMDQYAQFSFRAFKFLQTHAYVFLQCKVIICPDNDYNSRCRKGCQYRRKRSLDSSYNTSTVTLGPIKLRDQRPVAGRRRGVESEKSKE